The following nucleotide sequence is from Vicingus serpentipes.
AGCCCATGCATAACTTATTGCTCCTGGAGCTCCACCAACTGTAACGTCTATTGAACCGTTAGTTCCATTAAAACATGAAACATCTACTGTGGTGTGTGTTGATGTCATCATTGGACCTGGATTAATAGTTACTTGAACTGAATCTACACATAAATTATCATCATAAACATAAGCAGTATAATCTCCTGGAGCTAAACCTGTAGCATTAGCTGTTGTTTGACCACCTGGCATCCACAAATAAGTATAACCTCCCGTTCCTTGAGCTCCTCCAACAGTTGCTGTACCATTATTAGCTCCTAAACAAGTTTCATCTGTAATTGATACTATAGATGCAACTACTGCTGTTGGTTCAAATACTGTTGCTGAAACGTCTCCTGAACAACCTGTATTTTGATCTGTTACAGTTAATGTATAAGTCCCAGCTAATAAGTTAAGAGCAGCAGGTGTTACTTGTCCACCAGTAGCAGCATCCCATAAATAATCATAACCACCTATACTATTAGTAATACTATCTAAAATTATTGTTCCTGTTGCTCCTCCAAAACATAACACACTATCTGCTGTTACAAATGGTATTGGCATTGGGTCGACTGTTACTGTTTGTGTTATTGTATCAGAACAAACACCAGAATAAACGATTTGTTGAACTGTATAAGTTCCCGTATCCCCATAATTATGAGTAGGGTTTTCTTGAAGTGAAACTGCTGATCCATCACCAAAATTCCATTCAAATGTAGTAACACCTCCGGTATTACCTGTGTTAG
It contains:
- a CDS encoding PKD domain-containing protein — its product is MTQANCGTNDGTATVAVVSGGSGDFSYLWDAAASGQTTATAVSVLASTYGVTVIDNITGCTKDTTVTVTSTTGITVTANFIQDAQCNGATDGSAYPTIVGGTAPFSFSWTATGFTQTDSILTAAAGSYTITVTDDNGCTGSDVVIIGEPTPVVASIASSTDVSCFGLTDGSATAAGTGGTGGTYSYLWDPTGQTTQTATNLDNGTYTVIVADSNSCIDSVDVIIQDGLIVTANYTIDDDQQCFDVNSFGFTNTGNTGGVTTFEWNFGDGSAVSLQENPTHNYGDTGTYTVQQIVYSGVCSDTITQTVTVDPMPIPFVTADSVLCFGGATGTIILDSITNSIGGYDYLWDAATGGQVTPAALNLLAGTYTLTVTDQNTGCSGDVSATVFEPTAVVASIVSITDETCLGANNGTATVGGAQGTGGYTYLWMPGGQTTANATGLAPGDYTAYVYDDNLCVDSVQVTINPGPMMTSTHTTVDVSCFNGTNGSIDVTVGGAPGAISYAWA